Proteins from a single region of Crassaminicella profunda:
- the yfmH gene encoding EF-P 5-aminopentanol modification-associated protein YfmH, translating to MTVKTIESKLLKEKMILKELPNGLKVFFMPKEGYTKQYAIFATNYGSNESEFVIPGESEATKVPDGIAHFLEHKLFEEPEGSIFDKFSELGSNVNAYTNFTSTCYLFSSTDRFYENLEVLMNFVQSPYFTDENVEKEKGIIGQEIKMYEDNPNWKVFFNGLKAMYHHHPVRVDIAGTVESISKITKEDLYKCYNTFYDPSNMIVFIVGDVDQTKAFSIIEKLQKKQEKIEKGIERIYPEEPEEIVQNIIEEKLDVSIPLFNIAFKDVDNGLSPKELLKKDIGTKILLDMLFGKSSDLYKTLYEEGLINDTFENEYTGEKDYAYSMLGGESKNPKKVLEAVLSHIQKLKSIGLNKEDFERIKKKHIGQHLSYYNSVEFIATTFVSYYFKGINIFDYVEDLKNIEFETIQKRFKEHFHRERCVLSIISPKSFE from the coding sequence ATGACTGTAAAAACCATAGAAAGCAAATTATTAAAAGAAAAAATGATTTTAAAAGAACTACCCAATGGTCTTAAAGTATTTTTTATGCCTAAGGAAGGCTATACAAAGCAATATGCTATTTTTGCTACAAATTATGGTTCTAATGAGAGTGAATTTGTAATCCCAGGAGAAAGTGAAGCCACAAAGGTTCCTGATGGAATTGCACACTTTTTAGAGCATAAATTGTTTGAAGAACCAGAGGGAAGTATATTTGATAAGTTTTCTGAATTAGGATCAAATGTAAATGCTTATACAAATTTCACTTCAACTTGCTATTTATTCTCATCTACAGATAGATTTTATGAAAATCTTGAAGTATTGATGAATTTTGTACAGTCTCCCTATTTTACAGATGAAAATGTTGAAAAGGAAAAGGGAATCATAGGGCAGGAAATAAAGATGTATGAAGATAATCCTAATTGGAAAGTATTTTTTAATGGATTAAAGGCAATGTATCATCATCATCCAGTAAGGGTTGATATTGCAGGAACGGTAGAAAGCATTAGTAAAATAACAAAGGAAGATCTTTACAAGTGCTACAACACTTTTTATGATCCGTCTAATATGATTGTATTTATCGTAGGGGATGTGGACCAAACAAAAGCTTTTTCTATCATTGAAAAGCTTCAAAAAAAGCAAGAAAAAATAGAAAAAGGAATTGAGAGAATTTATCCAGAAGAGCCAGAAGAAATCGTTCAAAATATTATTGAAGAAAAATTAGATGTTTCTATTCCACTTTTTAATATTGCTTTTAAAGATGTAGACAATGGCCTTAGTCCTAAAGAACTTTTAAAAAAGGATATAGGTACAAAAATACTACTAGATATGTTATTTGGAAAGAGTTCAGATTTATATAAGACTCTTTATGAAGAAGGATTGATTAATGATACATTTGAAAATGAATATACAGGAGAAAAAGATTATGCATACTCTATGTTAGGAGGAGAGTCTAAAAATCCTAAAAAGGTTTTAGAAGCGGTTCTTTCCCATATACAAAAGTTAAAAAGTATAGGATTAAACAAAGAGGATTTTGAAAGAATTAAGAAAAAGCACATAGGACAGCATTTAAGCTATTACAATTCGGTAGAGTTTATTGCTACTACTTTTGTCTCTTATTATTTTAAAGGGATCAATATTTTTGATTATGTGGAAGATTTAAAAAACATTGAATTTGAGACCATACAAAAACGATTTAAGGAACATTTTCATAGGGAAAGATGTGTATTATCTATTATTAGTCCAAAATCCTTTGAATAA
- the mraZ gene encoding division/cell wall cluster transcriptional repressor MraZ, with amino-acid sequence MFIGEYFHTIDAKGRVIIPSKFREDLGEKFIVTKGLDHCLFVYPQEEWKSIENKLKKLPLTSRDARAFVRFFFSGATESELDKQGRITIPTNLRKHGKLDKDIVTIGVSNRVEIWSKEQWELYNETADLSYDDIAEKMVELGI; translated from the coding sequence GTGTTCATAGGAGAATATTTTCATACAATTGATGCAAAAGGAAGAGTGATTATTCCTTCTAAATTTCGAGAAGATTTAGGGGAAAAATTTATTGTAACAAAAGGTCTTGATCATTGTTTGTTTGTATATCCTCAAGAAGAATGGAAAAGTATTGAAAATAAATTAAAAAAATTACCTTTGACAAGTAGAGATGCAAGAGCTTTTGTAAGATTCTTTTTTTCAGGTGCAACAGAATCAGAATTAGATAAACAAGGGAGAATTACTATTCCAACCAATTTAAGAAAGCATGGAAAACTTGACAAAGATATTGTAACAATAGGAGTATCTAATAGAGTAGAGATTTGGAGTAAGGAGCAGTGGGAACTTTATAATGAAACTGCTGACTTAAGTTATGATGATATTGCTGAAAAAATGGTTGAACTAGGGATTTAA
- the yfmF gene encoding EF-P 5-aminopentanol modification-associated protein YfmF — protein MLNRLKPIEIGKKIKLHIIKTDKFKTTLVSVYLKRPLIKEEVTKNALLSMVLPRGTKKYTSSMEISKKLEGLYGAFLGCDVAKKGERNIIQFRMQLINDQYVEDNNLLAEGMEILNEYINDPHMVNGCFEKDYVDQEKDNLIERIEGRKNDKMKYAYDRCIEEMCKDENFSLYTYGNIEDLKNVTSESLYEHYKNIIRTSPIDICVVGDFDELEIQTLVTEKLKFKQVDVVSIEREKIECFPDQVNKIEEEMDINQGKLNLGYRTNIPFESELYHPLLVYSNILGGGPNSKFFKNIREKESLCYYIFSRVEKFKSLMMIGSGIEFVNYEKGIKLIEKEIGEMNQGNFSNEDIESAKNSIITSIRGMTDSPYMLGDFYYSQAISGSEDTLETMIEKIRKVTKEQIIEAGKNMQLDTIYFLKNKGEVR, from the coding sequence TTGCTAAATAGATTAAAACCTATAGAAATTGGAAAAAAGATAAAGTTACATATTATTAAAACAGATAAATTTAAAACAACTTTAGTAAGTGTGTATTTAAAAAGACCTCTTATAAAAGAAGAGGTTACAAAAAATGCCCTATTATCTATGGTATTACCTAGAGGAACAAAAAAATATACAAGTTCAATGGAAATATCAAAGAAATTAGAAGGATTATATGGAGCTTTTTTAGGATGTGATGTGGCTAAAAAAGGTGAAAGAAATATTATTCAGTTTAGAATGCAACTGATTAATGACCAATATGTAGAAGATAACAATTTATTGGCAGAGGGAATGGAAATACTCAATGAGTATATAAATGATCCACACATGGTAAATGGTTGCTTTGAAAAAGATTATGTTGACCAAGAAAAAGACAATTTAATAGAGAGAATAGAAGGACGAAAAAATGATAAGATGAAATATGCATATGATCGTTGTATTGAAGAAATGTGCAAAGATGAGAATTTTTCATTGTACACTTATGGAAATATAGAGGATTTAAAAAATGTAACCAGCGAATCTTTATATGAACACTATAAAAACATTATTCGTACGTCTCCTATTGATATTTGTGTAGTAGGAGATTTTGATGAATTAGAAATACAAACATTAGTAACTGAAAAATTGAAGTTCAAGCAAGTGGATGTAGTATCTATAGAAAGGGAAAAAATAGAGTGCTTTCCTGATCAAGTAAATAAAATAGAAGAAGAGATGGATATCAATCAAGGAAAATTAAATCTTGGATATAGAACCAATATTCCTTTTGAAAGTGAACTGTATCATCCTCTATTGGTGTATTCTAATATTTTAGGAGGAGGACCAAACTCAAAGTTTTTCAAAAATATTAGGGAAAAAGAAAGTCTTTGCTACTATATATTTTCAAGGGTTGAAAAGTTTAAATCACTTATGATGATAGGTTCTGGAATAGAATTTGTAAATTATGAAAAAGGGATCAAACTCATTGAAAAGGAAATAGGCGAGATGAATCAAGGAAACTTTTCTAATGAAGATATAGAAAGTGCTAAAAATTCTATTATTACATCTATTCGAGGAATGACAGATAGCCCTTATATGCTGGGAGATTTCTATTATTCACAGGCTATAAGCGGTAGTGAGGATACACTCGAGACCATGATTGAAAAAATTAGAAAAGTGACTAAAGAGCAAATTATTGAAGCAGGAAAGAATATGCAATTAGACACCATATACTTCCTAAAAAATAAAGGGGAGGTTCGATAA
- a CDS encoding stage V sporulation protein D: MATPTIANKKRLVFLLFLVSASLFLLIFRIGWIQIIKGEKYRQLAHIQQTRDIPIPAKRGAIYDRKGKELAISASTNTVWARPAEVKSAKSSSESVKKLDETSQKLAEILEMDEKELKEKLSQNKGLVKVKKWIDKDKADAIRKEKLDGIWIAEDNRRYYPFGNFAAHIIGHTTTDNQGLSGIELEYNKYLSGLPGRWIKNTDAAGRQLHYGTEKYYEAENGLNVVLTIDEVIQHFTEKAMEDALVRSQGKRVFAIVMEPKTGDVLAMAVKPDYDPNNPRIPIDENKKREYEVADSKGKQKIWNSMWRNSLVSDTYEPGSTFKLITAAAGLEEGVVKPESPFYCKGYIMVAGQRLRCWRYYRPHGAETFTQALQASCNPVFVEVGQRLGVEKMYEYIDAFGFTKPTGIDLPGETGAIIQNKKYVGPVELGTISFGQGISVTPMQLSAAIAAIANDGKLMEPRIVKELVDDSGNVIHRYESKMIRQVLSEKTARELRLMMETVVTEGSGKKAYIPGYRVGGKTGTAQKVINGKYANGKVYASFVGIAPVDNPKLAVLVVVDEPQGVHYGGTNAGPVVHDIIRDTLRYLDVEPNFNEEEAKEHAKSEVVVPEVRNLSLKEATKVLGEHKLQYKTEPIEVENPDSIIVDLFPKPGANIPESSTVILYLKKDNEN, from the coding sequence TTGGCAACACCTACTATTGCAAATAAAAAAAGATTAGTTTTTTTGTTGTTTTTAGTAAGCGCGTCATTATTTTTACTTATATTTAGAATCGGATGGATTCAGATTATAAAGGGAGAAAAATATAGACAACTTGCGCATATTCAGCAAACAAGAGATATACCAATTCCTGCAAAAAGAGGAGCTATCTATGATAGAAAAGGAAAGGAACTAGCTATTAGTGCAAGTACCAATACCGTTTGGGCAAGACCAGCAGAAGTAAAGAGTGCAAAAAGTTCTTCAGAATCTGTTAAAAAACTTGATGAAACTTCCCAAAAGCTTGCTGAAATCCTAGAAATGGATGAAAAAGAATTAAAAGAAAAATTATCTCAAAATAAAGGGTTAGTAAAAGTAAAAAAATGGATTGATAAAGACAAGGCTGATGCTATTCGAAAAGAAAAATTAGATGGAATATGGATTGCAGAAGATAATAGAAGATATTATCCCTTTGGAAATTTTGCTGCACATATTATAGGACATACCACAACAGATAATCAAGGGCTTAGTGGTATTGAACTTGAATATAACAAATACTTAAGTGGGCTTCCTGGAAGATGGATTAAGAATACAGATGCAGCAGGAAGACAACTGCATTATGGAACGGAAAAGTATTATGAAGCAGAAAATGGATTGAATGTAGTTCTTACTATTGATGAAGTCATTCAACATTTTACGGAAAAAGCAATGGAGGATGCATTGGTAAGATCACAAGGGAAAAGAGTTTTTGCTATAGTAATGGAGCCAAAAACAGGAGATGTTTTGGCTATGGCAGTAAAACCTGATTATGATCCTAATAATCCTAGAATACCAATAGATGAAAATAAAAAAAGAGAGTATGAGGTTGCAGATAGTAAAGGAAAACAAAAAATATGGAATAGCATGTGGAGAAATTCATTAGTGAGTGATACTTATGAACCAGGGTCTACATTTAAGCTAATTACAGCTGCTGCAGGATTAGAAGAAGGAGTTGTAAAACCAGAGTCACCATTTTATTGTAAAGGGTATATTATGGTAGCGGGACAAAGACTAAGATGTTGGAGATATTATAGACCTCATGGAGCTGAAACTTTTACACAGGCATTGCAGGCTTCTTGTAATCCCGTATTTGTTGAAGTAGGGCAAAGACTAGGGGTTGAAAAGATGTATGAATATATAGATGCTTTTGGATTTACAAAACCTACAGGAATAGATTTACCTGGGGAAACAGGTGCAATCATACAGAATAAAAAGTATGTAGGCCCTGTAGAACTTGGGACTATATCCTTTGGACAGGGAATCTCTGTTACACCTATGCAATTAAGTGCTGCTATAGCAGCTATTGCTAATGATGGGAAATTGATGGAGCCAAGGATTGTGAAAGAGCTAGTAGATGATTCGGGCAATGTGATTCATCGATACGAGTCTAAGATGATTCGACAGGTATTATCAGAAAAAACAGCAAGAGAATTAAGGCTTATGATGGAAACAGTTGTAACAGAAGGGTCTGGTAAAAAAGCATATATTCCTGGATATAGAGTAGGGGGAAAAACAGGAACGGCTCAAAAGGTTATCAATGGAAAGTATGCTAATGGAAAGGTTTATGCTTCCTTTGTAGGAATAGCACCTGTTGATAATCCGAAGCTTGCGGTTTTAGTAGTTGTAGATGAACCTCAAGGTGTTCACTATGGGGGTACAAATGCAGGACCCGTTGTGCATGATATTATAAGAGATACCTTAAGATACTTAGACGTAGAGCCAAATTTCAATGAAGAAGAAGCAAAAGAGCATGCCAAAAGTGAGGTAGTTGTTCCAGAGGTTAGAAATCTATCTCTAAAAGAAGCAACGAAAGTGTTAGGGGAACATAAATTACAATATAAAACAGAACCAATTGAGGTTGAAAATCCTGATAGTA
- a CDS encoding septum formation initiator family protein: MVVAERKYNYMEEEVKQQGPKRNNEKKPKQKVKIKASHKVQMIFSIVMIGSLCITILLGYAKLSELKYEIYGLNKEIHQLEGHIQNLKVQVDGVKRSDLIEKKAREELGMQYPDKSQMAFIKLESNNMVANSKMEENGETQEETNKEGLIGGIKSVFYKVISILD, from the coding sequence TTGGTAGTAGCAGAAAGAAAATATAACTATATGGAAGAAGAAGTTAAGCAGCAAGGGCCTAAAAGGAATAATGAAAAAAAGCCAAAACAAAAAGTTAAAATTAAGGCAAGTCACAAAGTACAAATGATTTTTAGCATTGTGATGATTGGAAGTTTATGTATAACTATTTTACTAGGATATGCTAAGTTATCAGAGCTAAAATATGAAATATATGGATTGAATAAGGAAATACATCAGTTAGAAGGACATATTCAAAATCTAAAAGTTCAAGTGGATGGGGTAAAGAGAAGTGATCTTATTGAAAAAAAAGCAAGAGAAGAATTAGGAATGCAGTATCCAGATAAATCTCAAATGGCCTTTATAAAACTAGAGAGCAATAATATGGTGGCTAATTCAAAGATGGAAGAGAACGGAGAAACACAGGAAGAAACAAACAAAGAAGGTCTAATAGGGGGAATCAAAAGCGTATTTTATAAAGTGATTTCTATATTAGACTAA
- a CDS encoding aspartyl-phosphate phosphatase Spo0E family protein codes for MSKYDIEKVRTKLNDLIKFGCSYEEIYSVSVELDKLIIAFYKNKKQSMMI; via the coding sequence ATGTCAAAGTACGATATAGAAAAAGTACGAACCAAATTAAATGATCTTATTAAATTTGGATGTAGTTATGAGGAAATTTATAGTGTAAGTGTTGAATTAGACAAGCTTATTATTGCTTTTTATAAAAATAAAAAACAATCTATGATGATATAA
- the rsmH gene encoding 16S rRNA (cytosine(1402)-N(4))-methyltransferase RsmH, with the protein MNFEHVSVLLGETIENLDIKPNGIYVDGTLGGGGHSSKICESLGRDGLLIGVDQDQDALDAAKRRLEKYENQKIFVHSNFSNIKNVLTELNIDAIDGVVLDLGVSSYQLDEGSRGFSYMQDAPLDMRMDRTKNFTASDVINGYSEEELTRIIKMYGEERWAKRIAQFIVQERNEKSIDTTGELVEIIKSAIPAAARRDGPHPAKRTFQAIRIEVNNELGIIEQTIRDVSEKLNPGGRISIITFHSLEDRIVKNTFKDLSTACKCPPELPICMCGGKAVLKRITRKPIIPSDKEIEMNPRSRSAKLRVAEKV; encoded by the coding sequence TTGAATTTTGAGCATGTTTCAGTATTGTTAGGAGAAACAATTGAAAATCTGGATATAAAACCCAATGGAATATATGTAGATGGAACCTTAGGTGGAGGAGGGCATTCATCAAAAATATGTGAAAGTTTAGGGCGTGATGGATTACTCATTGGCGTTGACCAAGACCAAGATGCATTAGATGCAGCAAAGAGAAGGTTAGAAAAATATGAAAATCAAAAGATTTTTGTACATAGTAATTTTTCCAATATAAAAAATGTGTTAACAGAGTTAAATATTGATGCTATTGATGGAGTAGTTCTTGATTTAGGGGTATCTTCTTATCAATTGGATGAAGGAAGTAGAGGATTTTCATACATGCAAGATGCACCTTTAGACATGAGAATGGATCGAACAAAAAACTTTACTGCCAGTGATGTAATAAATGGTTATAGTGAAGAGGAACTTACACGTATTATTAAAATGTACGGAGAAGAACGATGGGCAAAGAGAATAGCACAGTTTATTGTGCAAGAAAGAAATGAAAAATCCATTGATACAACAGGAGAATTAGTTGAAATCATTAAAAGTGCTATTCCAGCTGCTGCAAGACGTGATGGACCCCATCCAGCAAAGAGAACCTTTCAAGCAATTAGAATAGAAGTAAATAATGAATTAGGAATTATTGAACAGACCATTAGAGATGTTTCAGAAAAATTAAACCCTGGCGGTCGAATTTCTATTATTACCTTCCATTCTTTAGAAGATAGAATTGTTAAGAATACTTTTAAAGATTTGAGTACCGCTTGTAAATGTCCTCCTGAACTACCAATATGTATGTGTGGGGGAAAAGCAGTTTTAAAAAGAATAACCAGAAAACCTATAATACCATCAGATAAGGAAATAGAAATGAACCCAAGATCTAGAAGTGCGAAATTAAGAGTAGCAGAAAAGGTTTAA
- the lgt gene encoding prolipoprotein diacylglyceryl transferase: MDPVAFKLFGLSIRWYGILIATGMVLGTILAIKRAKKQGIPEEKVLDLLLFAIPAAIIGARTYYVIFNFKSYGGDILSMINIRQGGLAIHGGVIGGVLVGYFFCKKHHISFRKMADICAPSIILGQAIGRWGNFINKEAYGSPTDLPWAIVVDGVKVHPTFLYESIWNFMVFLFLLWYDKKKKFHGELFLLYVALYSTARFFIEGLRIDSLMFGSFRVAQLMSIGAILLASTFIYIGRKKS; this comes from the coding sequence TTGGATCCAGTAGCATTTAAATTATTTGGACTATCAATAAGATGGTATGGAATACTCATTGCAACAGGAATGGTATTAGGGACAATCCTTGCAATTAAAAGGGCAAAAAAACAAGGAATACCAGAAGAAAAGGTACTGGATTTATTATTATTTGCAATTCCTGCTGCTATCATTGGCGCAAGAACCTATTATGTGATTTTTAATTTTAAATCCTATGGGGGAGATATTCTCAGCATGATCAATATTCGACAAGGTGGGTTAGCTATTCATGGTGGTGTCATAGGAGGCGTATTAGTAGGATATTTCTTTTGTAAGAAGCATCATATTTCATTTAGAAAAATGGCAGATATATGCGCTCCAAGTATTATTTTAGGACAAGCCATTGGAAGATGGGGAAATTTTATTAACAAAGAAGCTTATGGAAGTCCTACAGATTTACCATGGGCTATTGTGGTAGATGGTGTAAAAGTGCATCCAACTTTCCTTTATGAATCTATTTGGAATTTTATGGTTTTCCTATTTTTGCTATGGTATGACAAAAAGAAGAAATTTCATGGAGAATTGTTTTTATTGTATGTGGCTCTTTATTCTACAGCAAGATTCTTTATTGAAGGATTAAGAATAGACAGCTTGATGTTTGGTTCATTTAGAGTAGCCCAACTAATGAGCATAGGTGCTATTTTGTTAGCAAGTACTTTTATATACATAGGAAGAAAAAAATCATAA